A DNA window from Vigna angularis cultivar LongXiaoDou No.4 chromosome 1, ASM1680809v1, whole genome shotgun sequence contains the following coding sequences:
- the LOC108321439 gene encoding paired amphipathic helix protein Sin3-like 2: MSKGGKNMTKLEAVKYIKEVQKTFKDEKEKFEVFLKIMTDYRLHRIDVGTVVEKVKEILEDHDDLISGFNQFLPKGYEILLPPKDTIQLKDAIKYVQKIKDRFENTDSIYKTFVKILTNRNKNDMSVDEIFREVEKLFEGHHDLVRDFTLFLPDA; encoded by the exons ATGAGCAAAGGTGGgaaaaatatgacaaaattGGAAGCCGTGAAATACATAAAAGAAGTGCAAAAGACATTTAAAGACGAGAAAGAAAAGTTCGAGGTGTTTTTGAAGATCATGACCGATTATAGACTTCATAG AATTGATGTTGGCACTGTCGTAGAAAAAGTGAAGGAGATTCTTGAAGACCATGATGATCTCATTTCCGGATTCAACCAGTTTTTGCCAAAGGGATATGAAATCCTTCTTCCACCTAAGGATACAATTCAGTTGAAAGATGCTATCAAATATGTGCAGAAGATTAAg GATCGATTTGAAAACACAGATAGTATCTACAAGACATTTGTAAAGATATTAACCAATAGGAACAAAAATGACATGTCTGTTGATGAAATATTCCGTGAG GTTGAAAAGCTTTTTGAGGGTCACCATGATCTTGTTCGTGATTTCACTCTGTTTTTGCCGGATGCGTAA